The sequence below is a genomic window from Wyeomyia smithii strain HCP4-BCI-WySm-NY-G18 chromosome 1, ASM2978416v1, whole genome shotgun sequence.
tacTGTTATGTGAACAAtcccactgacactaacagcctcTCCCGAGCTGAAACTCGAACCTACagcggcttgttaggccagtatcgtacctcgagaccatctgggagattgaAGATATCTATTGTTTATTGATATCATAATTGTGTACGGAGCATTTGGGTTTTATTTTTCGTGTAAGTTACTTCATATTTAATTAAAGAGGGATTTCAATTCCCAGTCATccacaaatcgtatatcaatgtATGAAAACTATCGCAAATGTGGCTCaacgaagtcgaaatcgtataacACGCTTTTTATCATGCGCAGAAATGCATCTTTAATTGTATATCATGGTGGAGTCTTACCGATTTACGATTGTAAGCTTAGAGTTGTAAAACAGTGTTAAATCGGAACTAAtgaatgtttgtgatgcagactggCTGGACAAGACATTTTTCCACTATAggaaaaggggtccactatatgtTAATTTACCTAGGcttgaaatgttgaaaattaaattctaaaaatgcacgaaaatcgaatcaCTCGTACCCGACctgtacccgaccaattgagaatttttcaaacccctgcccgacccgagcccgaagccttggttttaaattacccgtacccgacccgaacccgaaagatactttttggcgttacccgaaacccgacccgaccCCGTGACCAGATTTGAACTCGCTAGACTTCAATATCTGGGGATACATGCTAGGAAAGTTGAACGACGTTGGGCACTTAGGTTGGGCACATTTAAAAAACGTTTGGCGAAGATTTGGGACGAATTGCCGAACGAAGATTTGCGTGCGGTTTGCAACGACTTCGAAAAGCTTCTACGGGCCGTTATCAAACACAAAGGTGAAAAATTTGAACTACATTGTAATTTTACGACTTATAGATATTATTGAAATCAAGTTAAATTTTATAacataaataaagtgtatcactttcacgtgGCTACCTTGTATAAAAACTGTCGAAACTTGTTCGACTCAACTGTTTGTATGTAAATTGTGACTAAAGTTTATTTCGAGCTAGTATATTTTGGAACAGCTTTAGTTTAGCCCCAGCTTCAGACCCAGCATCTCCTGGCAATATCAAACGTTCAGAAGTTCGAACTTGGCTGCTTTGCCACTTGTATTCGGTGCCATCTTACCGAGATGCTTGTTGAGAAAAAACTTATGTAGTTCGCGACCAACGTTCGATTGAACACTTTCAAACAGTATGCAGCGCAGTCCGTCCTTTTTTCGAATTCTTCCATTCTACCACCTACGTCGCGTCGCCTAGTTATTGCGGAAGTTCTCTCCttactcttttttttatttcatcatcACCTCACCATCTCGTTCAATCGAATTTACATCAACGTCAACGGAAATAAAATCTTCATAACGTGCTGGGCTTCAATCCCGGCAAGTCGAATACATCGTCTGCTGCGTGATGGCATCCATCCAGGGAGGTGTTCTGCcgaataataaaactgttctgttTCCGAGGAAATCGGGAAAGAAGCATAATTCGATTAATTAGCAGCTTTGTGGAGAGTAGAACCAACCGTCCTTTTATGAATGaccacatattttcaattgaagcagtaaaaatgagttttgtatctAGTTAAATTTAAAAACACGATGTAACATTTTCATCGAGCGTGATTTAGTTTTACCTacgttgttttgttttgacgttagGTGGATACTTTGTCTAAAATTGTGTTCCAGCAGCTTTCAACAGTCGATTTAACAACATTTCTCTTTTAGGTTACcaattatttattaaaaaaaaaaagaattcaaaaataattattactgaaattaaccgcttcacaccatcgaattgattaaccccaatcgagtgtattcgtGAAGCTATAGCGAGAGTTACAAtgacatttttgtatttttacgcTAACTTTGCGGCCGTGTCTTACAAGCAACTTCATCAGCCTCTTTTTTTACCCCATGCTCGAAATCGCTATAATcggttttttattgaaaatttttaaaccgACGTTAACAGTTATTTGTTAGAAACTTTAGAGTAACATTTTCGGTTATAAGGTTTCTCAAAAAAATGATCTCTTTTTCAAAATtcgcaattttcaaaaatttgtaacttttgtGTCGTGAACCGATTTTGAATCTTCTGGAATCAAATTAAAGGGAACTAATGAGCctttaaaggaaaaatatggAACTGTACATTTATCAGCATTACCTGTGCGAAAATTAGAATACGAATAGTTTTTTGAAGGGAAGGTCCAATCGTTTGCGATTTTTTGGATTCCTCATGAAATTTTGTCCTAAATATAAAATCTGACGGAATAAAACAACAATCCTTATGAAattttatcttaaataccagaTTTTCACGAaggtttattatttttattctggagatgttttttatttaggccgttacaaattttattttcattttaaagcTCAAAcggttttgttcatttcattggttttccgacagcataaatgcttaatttagcaacaaagaagtcaggtgacagcgagagtgtcgtcgaaaggcaagcgaaataaatcctaataataataaagtgttatttttcaacatttatttgagtgcaagttacaaacgtcataacttgcacacaaacttagatcaaagatatttctttttttccgtctcggtgttatttattttttgccacctcctttgctaactttgataaccttgaacatagaaaaaaattcgaaatttgtatcagccttatttaaTATTTACCataaccaccatgcgtctccattgaaaaaagtttttttacttcGAAAAATAACCTTCAAATTGTTATTGCTCACCAAATACATGCCAAATTGGCACAACTTGTATTGCATTTTGAAGATCGCCTTGTTCTCTAACCAATTTAAACAGTCTcatcattgaaaattttaaatgcgATTGTTAAACTGtattcaaaatttaaatgtCAAGTGAAGCCAGATGACATCATCCGCGGGGAACGGGTtgatgaaaaaataacactttacaACATCTAATATTTCTTCGAAGAgaagcttgaaaaaaaaacacaaaaaaactcTCACCGCATTAAACTTGAACAGAACCTTTTCTCAATTGAAACAAAGCCAGCATTCCCGCGAAGCCACTCCACTATGCGTTGGCGTACAAAGTAATGACGGAGAGAGATGAACAAAAGCAGGGGAGAAAGCGCTTATTATCGGTTGTTTCTGGTCGATTGTGCAAAATCAATCAAACGTGCCCGCAtgcaactgctgctgctgacaGGGACAAGCTTGTATCATGGATAATTAAGTTATCGTTTGCATAAAATAAATTCCAGTTGAATAAATAGGACACAATTGATGTTGATGATGTGCAAACTCTGCCTGTCAACGCTTGCAGAGTTTACACATCATGAAGTTGTTAGTTGATAATTGATAGAAGTGTGATTGCGGATGGCTCACAGCGTTCAGTTAGCTGCGAGGAGTCAAGCCCCACGCAATCGGAAATGAGAAACGAAGCAATTTCCGTGCTGTTAGTGTTGCTTCCGTTCTGGAGTGTGGTTTGGGCGGCGAGAGATATATTCGATGTATGTTGTGGTCGCAACTCGTGTTGAAATGTTCTATTATTGGTAAATTATTTTCTGCAGGGAATGACGATGGAAATCTCCGCGACACCGGCTGAAGACAGCTATGATGATACCCTGGTGAATGATGGGGAAAATGGTGCTAACACTTGCATAAACGACATCGTTCCGCAAGACCCGATCGTCTTGAGTCCTGATACCGGTCCGTTGAAGAAGTTTGGAAGTCTATTACAAAAAATGCCCGAAGCTCCACAGTTGCCCAACTTTGCCAACGTGCTTCAGCAGTTAGCAAATGCGTTCAAGCTTTCAAGGTTTTCCGAAATGAGCGATGTATTAAAACAAATTATTCGTTCTTACCGAGAGCCGCTCCAAGTGTACGGTAAGCAATGGGCGGGATTGTTTAAAAAGCGCTGCCAAGAAATAATGCAAAACGTCAAGACGGTTGTTgatgaacaaaataaaaaaattagagaTTTTTTCTCCAATCACTTTGTCCAGTACAAGGATGTCTGCT
It includes:
- the LOC129725339 gene encoding uncharacterized protein LOC129725339, which codes for MRNEAISVLLVLLPFWSVVWAARDIFDGMTMEISATPAEDSYDDTLVNDGENGANTCINDIVPQDPIVLSPDTGPLKKFGSLLQKMPEAPQLPNFANVLQQLANAFKLSRFSEMSDVLKQIIRSYREPLQVYGKQWAGLFKKRCQEIMQNVKTVVDEQNKKIRDFFSNHFVQYKDVCLPDTNQCLQGIQTNLEQYTSKLNENLAACKRFTDRQLTQHAQWVANERKQLEKPFLKLDGCFKRGANGTNVAVCVGNLTSNTVKKLSDGMKKFSGVIGDASDSFANRMEKFRTCVVERRELLQRGQQRIADRGTQCLKNQPSKQDELFT